The genome window GCCACTGCAAGGCTTTCAGAGCTTTCACGGCGACAACCCCGTGAAAGGGATGCTCGGCGCTGGTGTCGATGTTATCTGCATTGCCACGCCCGACAATCGCCACTTCGCTGGTGCAAAAGCCGCGATTGAAGCAGGCAAGCATGTGCTGATCGAAAAACCGTCGGTGCTCAATCTCGCGGAGCTTGACAATCTCGATCAACTGGCCCGACAGCACAAGATGCTGGCAAAAATCGTCTACCACAAATTACTCGACCCCGACCATAAGAAAATGCGCACGTTGGTGGCCGACAATATACTGCAGCACGTCAATAATGGTTATTGCTCACTGCTCGAGCCGAAACTGATTTCGGGTTCTCAGTTTGCCGAATGGATCCGTGGCCGCAATCCTGGCACCTATGTTGCGGTCCACTACATCAAGTTGATCGACTTTTCATTTGGGCTTCCATTGAAGCGAGTCTCTTGCACGGGTCAGCGCGGCATCGTCGGCCCATCCGACGGCACGACTTGGGATTCAACGCAGTTGCGGTTGCTTTACAAACATGCCGATGGACGCGAAGCGGCGTTCGATATTCACACGAGTTGGGTAACACCAAATAATTTTCCCGGCTATGTCGAGCAGGAAGTGCAGTTCCGCTTCGATAACGGCGTCTGGAACGGCCACAGCCGCAAACGAGGCGTGGAATGTACCGTCGAAGGCCGCACGCCGACGGAGATCAAAACGACGATGAATAATCACTATAGCGCCACCTTTATCGAGCCATGGGGTGAGCGTTCGCAGCGAGGCTACGGCATTGAGGGCATCGAGCGCTTCATGCGCGAAGTGGCGATGGTGGAATTCGGCGGCCCAGCAGCCGAGCGAGGATCACGGCTCAACGCGGCCCGCGAGTTGCAATACAACGATGTCGCCGCCGATCGGCAAGTGGTCGCAGCCGTTCAAGCCATGGAAGCGATCTTAGCTCGCCACGCAGCCGGCCAGCCCGATTGCGTGGTCCACGTCAACGAGAAAGCCGGCGGCTTGGTGTTGTATTCACCAAGTGGCGAGTCTGAAGTCTTGTATCAGCCGCAAGTTTGACGAGCTCCTCACGCTCCGCCGTGAGGATGAACCTGGAGAAGGTAGGTACGAAAAATGCGAAAGTCGAAACAAGCACTCGCGCAGAGGCGCGATGGCGCCACGAAGATTGGCGTTCGATGGTTTTTTTAACAACGGTTACACATCCTCGCCGCTGTCGCATGAAGAGACCTTTGCGTGTTTGCCTGAGAATCATCCAATTGAATCGCAGTTAGAGTTACGGCAACCGCAAGGTCAACTTTGCCTGCACGGCATAGCGCGAAGAATAAGTTTTGGAAGCAATTAGCAATCAGGAAATTCATCAATATGTCAACAGTCATCGAACCACGCCGCCAAGTGTTCGCAATCGAGCATCCCAATGAACCGCAGTCGAACGAAATCCGCCGAACGATTGCGGAACTTGAACCTCTCGGCATGCGTACCTTCACACCGAGCATGACCGTTATTGCGCGGAGCGAAGGTTGTTACCATTACACACCGGAAGGTAAAAAACTCGCCGACTTCACATCCGGCGTCTTGGTGACGAACCTGGGCCACAATCCAGCGCGGTGGTGGAAGTCCATGCAGCAGTATATGGGCCACGGCCTGAGTGATGTGCGCGAGGGATATTCTTCCGCGATGCCGCTTAGTTCGTACAACGCAATCACCACGCTCGAAGCGATGGCCTGCGAGCGACTCATTGCGAACATGCAATCGCAACCCGGCGGCGGGCGGATGGAGCAGGTGCTGTGGTCCGCCAGTGGTAGCGAAGGGATGATTAAAGCCCTCCGCGCGGCGCTCGCCCAAGACCTCAACCGGCAAGTGATTCTTGCCACTCGACATGGCTTCCATGGCAAGAAAGGCTTGGCCGGCGCGGTCACCGGGACCGAGGCCGATCCGGAACGTGATCCACGCGTTCGATTCATTAGCTTCCCGCACGAAGAATGCTATTCGGTTCAGAATCGCCGGCAGCCGATCGATTTGACGAAGTATGAAATGGAACTGACCAAGCTGCGCGATGAACTTGGCGATGCGATTTGCTGCCTCGTGACCGAACCGTATCTCGGCGGCGGCGGGTCGTACCATCCGCAAAAGGAATACCTACAACTGCTCGAATCGTTTTGCCGACGGCACGACATCGTGTTCATCCTCGACGAAGTACAGGCCAACTTCGGCCGGACGGGATCGATGTATGCTTTCACCGAATACGGCGTCGAGCCGGATATTGTAGTCTTGGGCAAAGGCATGGCCAACGGAGTGCCGGTCGATGCCGCCGTTGGCCGGGCAGATTTGTTCGCGAGGTTCGACTATGGCGAAGCCTCGGATACCTGGAGTGGTCACCCACTCGGCTGCGCCGCGGTATTGTCGACGCTAGATGAGTTCGAAAAGCAGGACGTGCTAGGGCAGGCCCGTGAACTGACGAGAGTTATTGAAGAGGGATTGCTAAAGCTAACGGAACTGCCGGCCGTCGATGCCATCCGGGGCGAGGGAACCGTGTGGGGCATCCAATGCGCGGCAATCGGTGCGCGAAACTCGAAGGATGTGGCGAAAGGAATCGTCAAAGCGTGCTACCACGGCGACAATGCTGGCCACTCAATCCATCTACTCGGTCCGCTGTCCGGCGATGTGATCCGGGTGGCACCGCCGCTGGTGATGCCGCTCGATGAATCGGAAGAGTACTTTGCGGCATTATATCGGATTGTCGCGAATCTTGCCTGATTGATCCGTCGCTCATCGCGACGGCAGGTACATCCGCACGCAGCGTCGGCCGACCTATTGCCAATGCCAAGATCAGTAGCAGCACGCCCCGCATGCAGGCGGGCAAACCGGCACGTGCAACATCACTTTTTTAGGCACCATGCGGCAGATGCAGGCATCGACTTCCCTTTCGACGTTTACCGGCACGCAAGCCAAATAATCCATCGTCCGCTCTTCGGGCACAAAATGACAAGTCGTTACCGGCACGGAGATGCTCTTCTTCGTTGGCACACACGCAATATAGGGCACTTCGCAGGTTTTTTGCTCTTGGATGTATTTGGTGACACAGCAGCCGCACTCATCTTGCTTGATGACCGGCTTGCACACCGTGTAGGTTTCGGTGCGAGTCCGGCGCTCGGGAACAAGGACCGTTATTTCGCGTTCGACCATTTTCGATTCGTACACAGGCTTCTGCACGCGCACGATGCGGCGACGCGATTCTGCACGGTATTCGACCACTTGCACCTTGCGTTTCGAATGTACAAACACCGGCTGTAGCACCGTTTGCTCCACGGCGCGGTAGCCGCAACAAGGGCCGCAAGCCTCGATCTCCGGCTGAGGAACTCTTGCCTCAGGAGCAATCGGAACGGCGTGCGCAGCGTTTGGTTTTGGAAGTTCGTCGCCAGTCTGATCAGCCAGCGAACTGGCGGCAGCGAACGCAAGGAGAAGCAGTCCAGCAGCAATCCTGTGAATCATTGACGCACCTCAAAGAGAGTAAACGGCACCGGCATTCTCGCCCACCAACGTCTGCTCGAGAGAAACTGGAAGGCGCGCCCCTGCTTCGAAATCTAGCGGTGTGAAATCGCCGCGTCAAGCATTTTTCGCCGGCAGAAGTATTATTGAAATCGAGTCGATCGTGAAACATCATCCCAGTTCGGCGTTTTCGCCATCACGACTGGCGGCGGCCCAGCAAATCAAACAATCGGCCAAGGACTACGCCAGAATACCGCGACCATCAAGGAAGCGTTGGTGGAACGCTCCCTGATGGTCGCAACTCGGGTTTTTGTTGGTGCAGTCCATCGTTCGGTCCGCCGTCCTGTTCCCACCGAGCGGCGGCTGAAGCGATTTGGACGACTATCCTCATTGAATTCGCAAAATCCGCACCATCATGCGAACTTGCCGTTAGTCGTCCACGCGGTCGGAAACAATCTTGCCGCTGGCGGCGTCGACTTCAAGTTCTCGCTTCTGTCCATCCTTGCGGGCCTCTACCTCCCATCGGCCGTGTTTGAACTCTGCGCTCAAGATCGGTGAGTAACCGCCGGCGCTCACAGCTTTCAGTAATTTGGAAAGCTTCATGGCGCCGGCTGGCGGCGCAGGATCGGCATCGTCTCGATATGTGAACAGCGTCTTTCCCGTCACAGGATCGATGTGCAATTCGTAAGGCTCGTTATCCTTGTATGCATCGATCTCCCAGTGGCCGTGGTCGATGTCCGCATCAACGACAACGTAACCTGAACTCTCTAGCGACTCAACGATCGCCTCCAGTGGCTTGGAATCGCGAGGCAGGCGGTCGTCGCCCAGCGCGGCAACAGCAAAGCAACTGGCGAGCAACACAATCCCTCCAGAAAAGCAGGCGGTAGGTCGGTTCATAGCAATATCTCCTTGACATTAACAGCGCGCCCGATCGATTGGCTCGCATCTTCATGCGAAATCGTTCAGGCACAATTCGCGGCACAATCAACATTGATTGTACTCCTAAGCAACTCTACGCAAAGGAGATAAATCCGGCGTGAAGCCAAGATAAAATCCGCTTTATCTAACGCCGCCGCGCGATTTTGACCCGCTATAATTGGTGCATGGGTATCAAAGTACTATTGGTGGAAGACGAGTGCGACCTGGCCGATTTCGTCACCCGCGGACTGCGCGAAGAAGGCTATGTCGTCGAAGCCGCAAGCGATGGAATCAGCGGCTGGCAGGCATTGAAGAGTCGAGAGTGGGACGTCGTGATCCTCGATTGGGGACTGCCAGGAACCGATGGATTGACGCTACTCAATCAATTCCGCGAACGCGATAAATCCACTCCAGTGCTGTTCCTGACGGCACGCGACACCGTGCCCGATCGCGTGAAAGGACTGGATGGTGGCGCCGACGATTATTTGTGCAAGCCATTTGCCTTCGACGAACTGCTCGCGAGGCTTCGCGCTTTGGTCCGTCGGCCAAGTCAATCGGCCGGCAAGATCATTGAGAAATTCGGCATCAGAATCGATCTGGAAACTCAACGCGCCGAACGAGACGGAGCCAAGCTCGATTTGACCGCCAAAGAGCAAGCCTTACTCCTGTTTTTCATGCGTCACCCTCATCAAGTGTTGACGCGCACGCGAATTTATGAACAAGTGTGGGACGAGCGATACGATGGCTTCTCCAATACTCTCGAAGTCCACGTCAAGGAATTGCGCCGCAAGTTGGAAGCACACGGTTCGCGGCTGATCCACACGCTGCGCGGGCGAGGCTACCGGTTCGATTCAACTTCTCCCGAGGAAGATGGAATATGAGCCTCACCAACCGCCTGCTAGTATTCCTGCTGTCGCTGTTGGCGGCGGTGCTGATCGGCTTTTCCTTGGCCGTTTATCTGCTGGTGAACCATTATTTGCGGGTAGAAGCGGATGAACGCTTGGCCGCCGCAATGAACACACTGGTCAGTTCCATTGATATTGAGCCGGACAACGTTGAGTGGGAACCTGACGATCGGACCATTTCGCTTCCGCGTGGCCCGCTGGGAGATGAAGTCTGCTGGTTTATCACCGATATCGACGGCCACGTCCTGGACGCATCACTGACACCTGGCACCGAAAAACTTCGTCGGCAAATCGCCAGTACGGCCAGCAGTGCCCCAGCGTTGGAACTCAATGCGAGTGGCGATGGCTGGCACTACCTGCAACGACACGTTCAAGCATCCCAGATCTCCGAGGGCGACTTGCACCGCCAGCGCACCGCCGAAGAAATTGAGAAGGGGGAGTATTCGTCGTTGATCGTGGTGGTCGGAATTTCGCAAGTTGTGATGCGACAGGCCACGCAGAATTTGATCTTTGCGCTGGCGGCCGTCGGATTCGCATTCTGGGGAGCGTGCTTTGCCATGGGGCGATTGATTTGTCGCCGAGCCTTGCAGCCAGTCACACGGATGGCGGAAGCCGCCAGCGCCATGAGTTCGCGCGACCTGAACCAACGCTTGCCGGCCGTGCCCTCTGGCGACGAACTGGCGACCATGAATCGGGCCTTTAATCAATTGCTGGATCGGCTGGAGACGGCGTTTGAGCGGCAGCGACGATTTACTGGCGATGCGTCGCATCAATTGCGCACGCCCCTGACGATTATCCAAGGTCAGGCTGAAGTGGCGCTTCGCCGGACGCGATCGGCCGAAGAATATCAAGAAGTTTTGCAAACGGTGAGGCAGCAAGTCAGGAAGTTAAATGCGCTGGTGGAGAGTCTGTTGTTTCTGGCCAGGGCCGAGTCGGAATCCGCGTTGCCGGCACTGCAATTGTTGGATCTGGCCTCTTGGCTCACTGAATTTGAACGAAGTTGGAAATCGCCGCAGGAAAATGCGGTGGTTCGCTTTGAGCGCTCTGCAATAACATCACCGATCGTTTCGGCTCATCCGGAAATGCTCAGCGAAATCGCCAGGAATCTGCTCGACAATGCGATTAAGTACAGCCCGCCTCGAAGCCCTGTCGTTGTCCATCTGATCGAATCAAAGCGGCGCGTTGGGTTTTGCATTGAAGACGAAGGTAGCGGAATGAGCCAAGATGAAGTCAGCCACGTCTTTCAACCATTCTTCCGCTCCGAGTCGGCTCAGCGATCCGGCACTGAAGGGAGCGGCTTGGGCCTGTCGATTGCCAGCCGGTTGTCGGCCGCAATGAACGGCACGATTGAAGTGGAAAGTCAGCCCAATCGCGGCAGCCGATTCTCGGTGTGGCTTACGCGCAGCGAAGCATAGGCGTTGCCCCTTCAAGGGGGACGATTTCTCGTTCAAAAGCGCTTGGTCGGGCGGCGGTACGAGGATAAGCTCGATTTTATCTTCGCTTCACGGTGCTTTTAGGCTGGCCGGTTACGATTGCTTTCAGAGTGAGCGGCGATGTGCCGCTCAAGGTCGAAGTTCCTGAAAGCAAAGGTGCCGCCATGCAATCCCTACTCACTTACAGTCCTCTGATCGTTGGCGCGGCCATTCTGCTCGTCGTCGTCGCGTGCAAGATCATGGTCCACGTTCGCTATACAAGTCTGCCGAAAGAGGTGCTGGCCGCGGTCGAGTCAATGTTTCCAGAATCCCACAAACTGGGCGTCGAGTGGAACGACTCGTTTTGCGCCTATCAAATCGAGATCGCGGCTCGTGGCTTGCTCTATGCAATCCGAGTGCGACCCGACGGCGAGATCATTCACGTCACCTCGGAAGCCGAGCAAAGCTTATCCGGGGCTGAAGCGACTGCAAGCCATGATGACGGCCGAAAGCATCGGGTGATCGACATCAAGAGACAAGTATTCCGCGCGAGCAATCGCAGTTTCTCCAGGTCGTAGTTTAAGCCGGTGAAACGCCCGGCGGCAATTTCCACCTGGCGAATTATTGGATGTCGGTGGTTTTCGGATACCGGCATCGAAGTTGCGAGAACAATCGTGCAACATCCATTTCAAGCCAAAATTTGCCGGCGCTCAGAAGTACATTTGAAACCGCGTCCAGAACAGGTTGCTCACGCTTTGAAATTTGCCGGGCCGATAGGGCACCGGCTGGGCAAAGATCGCATGTTGCCAGTCGAAACGAACCATGGAATACTTCGTCAAATACCAATTGAGGCCCGCGTCGATTGTTTTCACGCGGTTGGTCCAACGATTGCCGTCGGCCAGCCCGTCGGTGAAGATCTCGTCCCCGACGATAAATTCGTCGTATCGCGATTGAATTTCAAACGCGCCCATTCCGCGCTTTCCTTTGCGCAGGTCGAACGGCGCGATTGGCTCGACAAACGTGCGCCGCGTAACTTCTTCTCCTGTCAAGAAATATCCGAACTGCACATGGTATGCATAGGTTGGAACTTTCACCTGCGGGCCGGTTTCTCGCGCGTAGCTGTTATAGCCAGTATCCCAGGCGCCCATCAGCGAAAGTTGCTTGTAGTAATAAGCGATGTGCAGTTCGTTGAGTTGCCGAGGTCCGCGCTCCAGGACGCCGGGATTCAGATCTAAGAAAATGGGTGCCGCCTCCAGCGCGCCTTCGTTTCGGGTCGCGTTTAGCGACGTGCGGAAACCATCGGGCAACGGCGATTGATCTTGAATTCCATAGGCCGTCGATCCGCCGATATTGAGGTAGTTCAAGGCTCGCAGCGCTTCACTGTTTTGAAAGGGCCGATAATTGATATAGGCCAGCACGTCCTTGTCGGAATTGAAGTCGAAGTATTGATTGCGCGGGCCATTCGCCACTGCCACGGCGTATTCGGCCAAGTCTTCTCCCAACTCGCCATGTACCATGCAGGCAAAATTGCGATTGTAACCATAATTGAGGGCAAATACCGAGCGTTCGAATGTGGGCAAAAACTGGTTGCTCAAGGCATACCAGTCGTAAGTGAAAGGAACGCGATAGCGCCCAATGCGGAACTGCAGCCTCTCGTCGTAATTGAAGTTGAGGTAGGCGTCGAGCAAGTTCAAATCGCCTAGACCTTTACTTAGCGCGACGCTGTATTCGATGGGTTTCGTCATGTGCCCATTGAAATACAGCCGCACCCGCGAGAAGTAAAAGCCAAACTGATTGACCGGATCGGAATTTGGCTGGCCGTACGCGCGCAAATCCAACTGCGTTTCGTTATGAAATACCAGCGAATATTCGCCGTCTTTCGTTTCCCACTTAAAACCTTCGCCAAAGGTTGAGGGTGCACTCGATTCGTCGACGGCAGGTTCGGGTTCATCGCCACGAATATCCTCCGGCTGGTCGTCGAAGCCGCGCAGCGACGAGCCGCGATATTGGTCGTCGTCGGCCATTGACGACGTTGAAAACGAATCAATTTGTCCCATCAGTCGCCGATTTTGTTCGGCCATTTGGTCGAATCGTTGACCGAGCTGCGCATTGGCCGATTCCAATTGCCTCAAGCGCTGGTCTACGTCGACGGGACTCGACGGATCGACCGGCGGAAGAAAGACTGGCCCCACGGAGCTTGGCAGTTTGGGCGATTCCCAGCCGTTCGCTACCGACGGCAGCGGCGTTTGCGAGTAAACCGGCGATGTCAGTGATAGTACAATCACCATCCATACTTGCAATGCTAACCATGATGCCCGCAGTTCATCACACCGAAATGACGAAATCGTAAGATCCGTTCGCAGCATGAGAACCCAACAGCACGGAACAGGAGAGAAGGCGACACAATCGACCCGACGACGGCGAGGAATCAAACAGAGAATGAAATCGGCCCAGCGAATGTTGTGAGCCAGCAAAAGTCGCTGACATAAACTAGATTTTATCGTTTTCATGGCCGATCTGCCGAACGACGAATTTGATTCAACTCGCTACGCAGGGCCAGCGCGCACTCTGGGGGGCTTTACGTAAAATAGTTAACCACATGTTCTTGTGTTCATGTGACCGCCAAATTCAACGGACAAAACAGTACATTTTGCGGCGTAACCGCTGCACAGCAACTCCCACGCACTCGATCTCGCGCTGGGCTTCCTTTGGACGTGGCTGCCCATCCACGGGTTTTTTATGATCATAACTCCACAACTCCCTTAGGAGCCAGCAGTTACTGTGCGCTGGCCCTGACTCGCTACGCGCCGACGCGAGGTCGTCTTCTAGCGATGCGTGGTCGAGTTGCCAAAGACCGGCGTCGTCGCACGCATTTCGGCGCGCCGGGCCGAGCCAGCGCCGGGCTGGCAGATTCAATTGTATCTAGTGTACGGATGTTGTCAATGGCTGGGAGCAAGGCTCAGAGGTCGGGTGACGGCAAGCGAGACACAAGCGTTGCCGCGTGGAGCAGATGGACGGGGCATGGGCAGTCGGATGCTGGATGCTTGTTGCTGGATGTTGGCCGGGGGATTGCGGGGGTACACGGCAGGGCCGGTTTCTGATAGCGCGACGCATTCGCAAGGGAGAGTGAAAAAGTCGCCGGCCAACATTGCACCTATGCTTGAAAAGCACTTGAGAACGGGCCAATGGCGATCGTTTGGAACCTCCGCGATTTGAGGCTGGCTCAAACCGAAAACGACGCCTTGCAAAACATGCCAGGAATAGCGTGTTCTTGAGTCACGACTTACGCATTCAAGCTCGGTGCCATCCCATCGGCGGCCGCGGACTGTAACGTGATGCGTGGGGCTGACCAGCGTGCTGCGCCAAGGCGAGTCGCTTTTCCATCATGGGACACACCGAAAGCCTGCCGCGTCGACGGGGGAACGATCACTTTCGACGCGGGCGAATTGCTGATGCGAGAGGTGGAGGCTCACCCGCAAAAGTTGGAGCCGCGTGCGTCGCTTGGTGGGCAAGGCCGAATCTCTGGCCAAGGGTGCCAATCCGCGGTTCTTGATCGCCCGTCATCTCGCGGTCGGCCGAAATTGCCCGCGTTCTTAAACAAGCGGCT of Pirellulales bacterium contains these proteins:
- a CDS encoding Gfo/Idh/MocA family oxidoreductase codes for the protein MHTTNAQHKLRVGMTGMGMIFDDTYRPFFEAVDRRPLYDSHFGICKIELAAVGSRTGSRAESYRKTAPPPLQGFQSFHGDNPVKGMLGAGVDVICIATPDNRHFAGAKAAIEAGKHVLIEKPSVLNLAELDNLDQLARQHKMLAKIVYHKLLDPDHKKMRTLVADNILQHVNNGYCSLLEPKLISGSQFAEWIRGRNPGTYVAVHYIKLIDFSFGLPLKRVSCTGQRGIVGPSDGTTWDSTQLRLLYKHADGREAAFDIHTSWVTPNNFPGYVEQEVQFRFDNGVWNGHSRKRGVECTVEGRTPTEIKTTMNNHYSATFIEPWGERSQRGYGIEGIERFMREVAMVEFGGPAAERGSRLNAARELQYNDVAADRQVVAAVQAMEAILARHAAGQPDCVVHVNEKAGGLVLYSPSGESEVLYQPQV
- a CDS encoding aspartate aminotransferase family protein; protein product: MSTVIEPRRQVFAIEHPNEPQSNEIRRTIAELEPLGMRTFTPSMTVIARSEGCYHYTPEGKKLADFTSGVLVTNLGHNPARWWKSMQQYMGHGLSDVREGYSSAMPLSSYNAITTLEAMACERLIANMQSQPGGGRMEQVLWSASGSEGMIKALRAALAQDLNRQVILATRHGFHGKKGLAGAVTGTEADPERDPRVRFISFPHEECYSVQNRRQPIDLTKYEMELTKLRDELGDAICCLVTEPYLGGGGSYHPQKEYLQLLESFCRRHDIVFILDEVQANFGRTGSMYAFTEYGVEPDIVVLGKGMANGVPVDAAVGRADLFARFDYGEASDTWSGHPLGCAAVLSTLDEFEKQDVLGQARELTRVIEEGLLKLTELPAVDAIRGEGTVWGIQCAAIGARNSKDVAKGIVKACYHGDNAGHSIHLLGPLSGDVIRVAPPLVMPLDESEEYFAALYRIVANLA
- a CDS encoding PepSY domain-containing protein; this translates as MNRPTACFSGGIVLLASCFAVAALGDDRLPRDSKPLEAIVESLESSGYVVVDADIDHGHWEIDAYKDNEPYELHIDPVTGKTLFTYRDDADPAPPAGAMKLSKLLKAVSAGGYSPILSAEFKHGRWEVEARKDGQKRELEVDAASGKIVSDRVDD
- a CDS encoding response regulator transcription factor; its protein translation is MGIKVLLVEDECDLADFVTRGLREEGYVVEAASDGISGWQALKSREWDVVILDWGLPGTDGLTLLNQFRERDKSTPVLFLTARDTVPDRVKGLDGGADDYLCKPFAFDELLARLRALVRRPSQSAGKIIEKFGIRIDLETQRAERDGAKLDLTAKEQALLLFFMRHPHQVLTRTRIYEQVWDERYDGFSNTLEVHVKELRRKLEAHGSRLIHTLRGRGYRFDSTSPEEDGI
- a CDS encoding HAMP domain-containing protein — its product is MSLTNRLLVFLLSLLAAVLIGFSLAVYLLVNHYLRVEADERLAAAMNTLVSSIDIEPDNVEWEPDDRTISLPRGPLGDEVCWFITDIDGHVLDASLTPGTEKLRRQIASTASSAPALELNASGDGWHYLQRHVQASQISEGDLHRQRTAEEIEKGEYSSLIVVVGISQVVMRQATQNLIFALAAVGFAFWGACFAMGRLICRRALQPVTRMAEAASAMSSRDLNQRLPAVPSGDELATMNRAFNQLLDRLETAFERQRRFTGDASHQLRTPLTIIQGQAEVALRRTRSAEEYQEVLQTVRQQVRKLNALVESLLFLARAESESALPALQLLDLASWLTEFERSWKSPQENAVVRFERSAITSPIVSAHPEMLSEIARNLLDNAIKYSPPRSPVVVHLIESKRRVGFCIEDEGSGMSQDEVSHVFQPFFRSESAQRSGTEGSGLGLSIASRLSAAMNGTIEVESQPNRGSRFSVWLTRSEA